Sequence from the Deltaproteobacteria bacterium genome:
GAGTTGCTGCTGGCCAACCTGCGCATCGCCTACGAGGTGGTGACCCCGTCCCACAACATGAAGCCCGGCGTGGTGGCGATCCCGCTGGACGTGGAGACCGACGCGGAGATCACCCTGTTGGCGAACCTCATCACCCTGACCCCCGGCACCCTGAGCCTGGACGTGTCGGACGACCGGCGCGTCCTGTACATTCACGCCATGTACGTGGACGACGCCGAGGAGCTGCGCCGGTCCATCAAGGACGGTTTCGAGAAGCGCGTCATGGAGTTGCTGCGATGACGACCCTGGCCTTCGTTCTGCTGGGCGTGCTGAGCCTCGGCATCGTGCTGGCGTTCATCCGCCTCCTGCGCGGTCCCAACATCCCGGACCGGCTGGTGGCGTTGGACCTGCTCAGCACCGTGGGCGTCGGCATCGCCGCCCTCTATGCCATCGCCTACGACGAGCCGGTGTACCTGGACGTGGCCATCGTGCTGGCGCTGGTGGCGTTCCTGGGGACCGTGACCTTCTCCCGCTACATCGAGAAATGGGCACACCATGGTGACTGACATCATCTGCGCCGCGTTCATGATCATCGGCACCGCCTTCATGTTCCTGGGGTGCCTGGGCATCCTGCGCATGCCGGACCTGCTCACCCGCATGCAGACCGCCACCAAGCCCCCGACCCTGGGCGTGTTCTGCCTGATGGTGTCGGCGACGTTCTATTTCCCGGAAATCGGCGTCACCATCCGGGTCCTGGCCATCACGCTGTTCGTCTTCCTCACCGCGCCCGTGTCCGCGCACATGATCGGACGGGCCGGCTACCAAGTGGGGGTCAAGTTCTGGAAGGGGACGGTCATGGACGAGCTCAAGGACAAGTACCGCGGCACGTCCATCGACTCGTGATGGGGGATGCGCTTGCCGGATCAGACGTTGGCGAGCGGACCGTATTCCATGGCGACATACACGGTGTAGACGGCGAGGCAGAGCACGCCCGCCAAACGTCCAAGCCGCCCGCGAAACGCCAGCCATGAGATCAGCGCGACGGTCGCGCCCAACATCGTCCAGATGGCGAGGTGGAGCAGATGCGGCGGAACGTCCAGCGGATGGACGGTCGCCACCAAGCCGCCGATGGCAAGGAGGTTGAAGATGTTGGCGCCCAACACGTTGCCGACGGCTACCTCCGAATGGCCGCGGTAGGCGGAAACCACCGCCGTGGCGAGCTCCGGCAGCGAGGTGCCGACGGCCACCACCGTCACGCCGATGACCGCCTCCGACACACCCAGCAGGCGCGCGAGCCCGATGGCGCCTTCCACCAGCAGGTGCGATCCGACGACGACAAAGCCGAGACCGATGGCAAGCGTGCCGACAGTCATCCAGACCGGCCGGTCCGTGGCATCCATTTCTGTCTCCGCCTCGGGGGGATTGCGCCGGGCCCGGCGGACCGAAATCACGGTGAAGGCGACGAGGCAGGCCAGCAGCAGCACGCCGTCCACCCGGCTCAGACTGCCGGTCATCCCGAGCGTGATGAAGAGCGCCGCCACTCCCACGACGACGGCCCCCTCGAAGCGCACCTCGCGCGGGTTGACCGCCATCGGACAGACGCAGGCCGCCGCACCGAGGATCAGCAGCAGGTTGCAGATATTGCTGCCGACGATGTTCCCGATGGCGATGCCGGGCGCCCCGCGAACGGCCGCTTCCAGGCTCACCAGCAGCTCCGGCATGGTGGTGCAATAGGCCACCACGGTGAGCCCGATGACCAGGGGCGAGACGCCCAGGCGCCGCGCAAGCTGCACCGCGCCCCGCAACACGAACTCCGCCCCGCCCATGAGCAGGACGAAGCCACCGGCCAGTTCGAGATAAATCATGAGGGTCTTTGGGTCTGTTTCGTAGGATCGGGTGGTTCGAGGTTGAGTTCGTGAGACCGGGACCGTCCGAGGTTGATCTTCAATAGTCCGATAACCAGCGTGAGTCAAATCCGGGAATCCACCAGGAGAGGGAAGGGGCGCTGGAAGATGCACCGTGCCATCTGGTAGTGTCAGTACCAGACGAGGAGACGGAAGGACATGGGAATCGGTATCGGCATTGGTTTCACCGGATGGCCCTTCGGAGAGCCCAACCCCGAGGCGTTCTGGAGCACCGTGGACCTGGCGGAAACCCTGGCGATCGACTCGCTGTGGCTGAGCGATCGCGTGGTGTCGGAAACCCTGAGCCTCGAGCCCGTTGTGGCGCTCTCGTGGGTGGCCGCGCGCACCCGCAAGATGAAGTTCGGCACCAGCGTCATGGCCCTCCCGCTGAGGAACCCCACCGTGCTGGCCAAGGAACTCGCCACCCTGGACTTCCTGTCGGGCGGACGCCTGTTGCTGGCCGTGGGCCTCGGCCGCGACGACGACACCGAGCTTCAGGCCTGCGGCATTCACCGCTCCGAGCGCGCCGGCCGCACCGAGGAAATGGTGCACCTCCTGCGCGCGCTGTGGGCCGGGAACAACGTCAGCTTCGAGGGGGAGTACTATCGCCTCGAGGACGTCTCCATACAACCCAAGCCCGCCCAGGCGGAGCCGCCCATCTGGGTCGGCGGACGGAGCGGCCCCGCCTTCCGCCGCACCGCCCGCCTGGCCGACGGCTGGCTGGCCTCCCAGATGGTGCCCGCGGAGGTGGAGAGCGCCGTCGCGCGCATCCGCAAACACGCCGCCGACTACGGCCGCCGCATCGACGACGACCATTTCGGCGTGCTCTTCAACTACTGCTTCGCCAAGGACTCGGAGGAAGCCGCCCGAATCGCCCGCCCCTACGCCCTGCGCAATCGCACCGACGTGGAGTTCACCGAAACTTCCGCCCTGGGAACCGCCGACGACATCACCGCCGCCATCCAGCGCTTCATCGACGCCGGCGCCTCCAAGTTCGTCGCCCGCCCCGCCTGCCCTCCCGCCGCCATCCACGACCAGCTCCGCCGCCTCGGCACGGAGATCATCCCGCGGTTCGCGTAGAGGACCCACAACGCCACGGTTGCACCATCGGCGCAGAGCGGAGGGTTCCACAAGAACACGGTAGGATCCGGTGTGGGCGGAGAGCTTTCAAATCCGTCATTCCCGCGAGACAGGCTGTGTCAACACTCGTCTGGCAACGACGTACGGGTTACGTCATTCCCGCGGAAGCGGGAATCCAGGGGTGGGGAAGGGGGGTGCCAGAGGAGACGGAAAGGTGGCCTACCCGGCGTCCACCTTTTCGGACAACCATATCTTGATCAGGGACTGATAGGGAACGTCCCGTTTGTTCGCCGCAGTCTTGATCCGCTCGAGCAGGTCTACCGGCAACCTCAGCGAAATAGCCTTACTCGAGGGTTTCAGATTGGGAAGACGGACGCGCTCCGCTTGGCTCCAGTCCACGTAGTCGGTGGAGTCGTGGCTCTCCCAGAAAGCACGCTCCGTCGCCTCGCTTTCGAAAGTAGGCACCGTTTTACGCTTCTTGCTCATAGCGGGCTCGCTCCCTGCGGCTCATATCTCGGGCCGAAATGACCCGTATCCTTGTGTCATTGTCCCGTAGGGTGAAGGTCACATGGAGCCGTCGCCCCGCGTTTGCCTTTCCCAGCGCGTGAAATCGGATTTCGGTCGCGCTGTGGCCAACATCCGTAACGACCAGCCACGGTTCGTTGAAAAAGACCTGTTCCGCTTCCGCTTGCTCAACCCCGTGTTTGTCGGTGTTCTTTCGAGCGTTCCCGTCGTCCCATTGGAAGCCGACGATTCGATTCAAGTCAAGCATCACGTATATGTTCAGAATATACGATCCGTACCGCGTGTCAATTGAATACGCGGATCAAGTCGGGTAGCGTTTGCGGCGGTGACGGTTATGCTCGGCGGCACAGGAACACAGCTGTGTGATGGGTGATCTTGGTGGAACGCCTACCGCACCTCTGCGATCTTGTTGAACCCGTCGTACGCGGCCACCTTGTAGGCTTCGGCGAAGGTGGGGTAGTTGAAGACGTTGTCGCGGAAGTATTCGATGGTGCCGCCGAGGGCGATGACGGCGTGGCCGATGTGGATGATCTCGGTGGATTCCTCGCCGATGGCGTGGACGCTGAGGAGCTTGAGGGTGTCGGGGTCGAAGATCAGCTTCAGCATGCCGGCGCGGTCGCCCACCATCTGGGCCTTGGAGACGTCCTCGTAGAGGGCCTTGCCCACTTCGTAGGGGACGCGCTCGGCGGTGAGCTCCTGCTCGGTGCGGCCGACCATGGAAATCTCCGGGATGGTGTAGATGCCGTAAGGGAAGAAGGGCGCGGACTTGAATGACGGGCCGTCGAACATGTGGGTGCTGGCGAGACGACCCTGCTCCATGGAGGTGGAGGCCAGCGCGGGGAAGCCGATGCAGTCGCCCACGGCGTAGATGTGAGGGCGCTCGGTCTGGAATTTGTCGTTGACGGCGACGCGCCCGCGCGTGTCGGTGCCGATGCCGATGCGGTCGAGTCCGAGCTGGTCGGCGTTGGACTGCCGGCCCACGGTGTACAGGAGGGCGTCGCCGGTGACCCGCTTGCCGCTCTCCAGTTCGGCGCGCACCAGGCCGTTGTCCAGAATGCGCACGCCGGTCACGTGTTCCCCCAGGCGGAAGATGGCGTCGCGCCGGCGCATGTGGTAGCGCAGCGCCTCGATGATCTCCCGGTCCACGAAGTCCAGCATGGTGTCGCGGCTTTCGATGAGCGTCACGCGCACGCCCAACGCGGAGAACATGGAGGCGTATTCCAGGCCGATCACGCCGGCGCCCACCACGATCACGCGCCGGGGGATCTCGCCGTGGCCGGCGCTGCCGAGATCTTCCGCCAACATGACCTTGTGGCCGTCGTAGGGGATCTCCGGGTCCCGGGCCGAGCGCGTGCCGCAGGCGATGAGGATGTGGTCGCCGCGGACGAGTTGCCCGTCCTCCACCTGCAGCGTATGGGCGTCGACGAAACGCGCCCACCCGTTCACCAGGGTCACGTCATTGCGCTGGAGCTGGTCCGTCACCTGGGCCTGTTCCCGTTCGACGACGGTGCGC
This genomic interval carries:
- a CDS encoding BrnA antitoxin family protein gives rise to the protein MSKKRKTVPTFESEATERAFWESHDSTDYVDWSQAERVRLPNLKPSSKAISLRLPVDLLERIKTAANKRDVPYQSLIKIWLSEKVDAG
- the mnhG gene encoding monovalent cation/H(+) antiporter subunit G encodes the protein MVTDIICAAFMIIGTAFMFLGCLGILRMPDLLTRMQTATKPPTLGVFCLMVSATFYFPEIGVTIRVLAITLFVFLTAPVSAHMIGRAGYQVGVKFWKGTVMDELKDKYRGTSIDS
- a CDS encoding cation:proton antiporter, coding for MTTLAFVLLGVLSLGIVLAFIRLLRGPNIPDRLVALDLLSTVGVGIAALYAIAYDEPVYLDVAIVLALVAFLGTVTFSRYIEKWAHHGD
- a CDS encoding Na+/H+ antiporter subunit E, yielding MTVLLWNIMLALSWAALTEEVSALNLAIGFVLGFLILYAVRRLLRPSRYFEKLWQGLRLGSLFAWELLLANLRIAYEVVTPSHNMKPGVVAIPLDVETDAEITLLANLITLTPGTLSLDVSDDRRVLYIHAMYVDDAEELRRSIKDGFEKRVMELLR
- the sthA gene encoding Si-specific NAD(P)(+) transhydrogenase, which codes for MEPKSYDLVVIGSGPAGQKGAIAAAKMGKRVALVDRYDMLGGVCLHAGTIPSKTLRLAVLYLTGFQQKSFYGQAYSPKAHLTVDDLMFRVRTVVEREQAQVTDQLQRNDVTLVNGWARFVDAHTLQVEDGQLVRGDHILIACGTRSARDPEIPYDGHKVMLAEDLGSAGHGEIPRRVIVVGAGVIGLEYASMFSALGVRVTLIESRDTMLDFVDREIIEALRYHMRRRDAIFRLGEHVTGVRILDNGLVRAELESGKRVTGDALLYTVGRQSNADQLGLDRIGIGTDTRGRVAVNDKFQTERPHIYAVGDCIGFPALASTSMEQGRLASTHMFDGPSFKSAPFFPYGIYTIPEISMVGRTEQELTAERVPYEVGKALYEDVSKAQMVGDRAGMLKLIFDPDTLKLLSVHAIGEESTEIIHIGHAVIALGGTIEYFRDNVFNYPTFAEAYKVAAYDGFNKIAEVR
- a CDS encoding LLM class flavin-dependent oxidoreductase, with translation MGIGIGIGFTGWPFGEPNPEAFWSTVDLAETLAIDSLWLSDRVVSETLSLEPVVALSWVAARTRKMKFGTSVMALPLRNPTVLAKELATLDFLSGGRLLLAVGLGRDDDTELQACGIHRSERAGRTEEMVHLLRALWAGNNVSFEGEYYRLEDVSIQPKPAQAEPPIWVGGRSGPAFRRTARLADGWLASQMVPAEVESAVARIRKHAADYGRRIDDDHFGVLFNYCFAKDSEEAARIARPYALRNRTDVEFTETSALGTADDITAAIQRFIDAGASKFVARPACPPAAIHDQLRRLGTEIIPRFA
- a CDS encoding BrnT family toxin translates to MLDLNRIVGFQWDDGNARKNTDKHGVEQAEAEQVFFNEPWLVVTDVGHSATEIRFHALGKANAGRRLHVTFTLRDNDTRIRVISARDMSRRERARYEQEA
- a CDS encoding calcium/sodium antiporter; the encoded protein is MIYLELAGGFVLLMGGAEFVLRGAVQLARRLGVSPLVIGLTVVAYCTTMPELLVSLEAAVRGAPGIAIGNIVGSNICNLLLILGAAACVCPMAVNPREVRFEGAVVVGVAALFITLGMTGSLSRVDGVLLLACLVAFTVISVRRARRNPPEAETEMDATDRPVWMTVGTLAIGLGFVVVGSHLLVEGAIGLARLLGVSEAVIGVTVVAVGTSLPELATAVVSAYRGHSEVAVGNVLGANIFNLLAIGGLVATVHPLDVPPHLLHLAIWTMLGATVALISWLAFRGRLGRLAGVLCLAVYTVYVAMEYGPLANV